One Euzebyales bacterium genomic window carries:
- a CDS encoding thiamine diphosphokinase gives MRPDGVTTVAVIAGGQAVSPAIAGRIGDVDYVIAADSGLHAVERLGLTADLVVGDLDSVDPALLDRPGLEVDRHPAAKDRTDIVLALDRALDLGAGAAVVVSGGDGRLDHAFANLLVLASPRYARVRVRALIGDAEVEVVRDHHAMSAPAGTVVSLFAVDGPARGVTTEGLRYPLRDEVLDPLSSRGVSNEFAGGPAAVRVAHGVLLVIRPGGERRDTCGDGQRTP, from the coding sequence GTGCGCCCCGACGGGGTCACGACCGTGGCCGTCATCGCAGGCGGCCAGGCCGTCAGTCCGGCGATCGCCGGACGGATCGGTGACGTCGACTACGTGATCGCCGCCGATTCCGGCCTGCACGCCGTCGAGCGCCTCGGCCTGACCGCCGATCTCGTCGTCGGGGACCTCGACAGCGTCGACCCGGCGCTGCTCGACAGGCCCGGCCTCGAGGTCGACCGGCACCCGGCCGCGAAGGACCGGACTGACATCGTGCTGGCGCTCGATCGCGCCCTCGATCTGGGGGCAGGCGCGGCGGTCGTCGTATCGGGTGGCGATGGCCGGCTCGACCACGCGTTCGCCAACCTGCTCGTGCTCGCCTCGCCGCGGTACGCACGGGTGCGGGTCCGCGCCCTGATCGGCGACGCCGAGGTCGAGGTCGTGCGTGACCACCACGCGATGTCCGCGCCGGCCGGCACGGTGGTGTCGCTGTTCGCCGTCGATGGCCCCGCGCGTGGCGTGACCACCGAGGGACTGCGCTATCCGCTGCGCGACGAGGTGCTGGACCCGCTGTCCAGCCGCGGTGTCAGCAACGAGTTCGCGGGCGGTCCCGCCGCGGTGCGTGTCGCCCACGGCGTGCTGCTGGTCATCCGCCCCGGCGGTGAGCGGCGTGACACCTGTGGCGACGGGCAGCGGACGCCGTGA